The genome window CTTTTGGGATTAGCAAGAGTAAAAAAAGCCAGAATTCTTATTGCATCCACATCCGAAGTTTATGGAGATCCGTTAGTGCATCCGCAGACAGAAGAATATTATGGAAACGTAAATACCATTGGACCAAGAGGAGTATATGACGAAGCCAAGCGTTTTCAGGAATCCATCACAATGGCCTATCATACTTTTCATGGAGTAGAGACTAGAATTGTACGTATTTTTAATACTTATGGTCCTAGAATGCGTCTTAATGACGGACGTGTTATTCCTGCATTTATTGGGCAGGCAATTCGGGGAGAAGATTTAACTATTTTTGGTGATGGAATGCAGACCCGTTCTTTTTGCTATGTTGATGATCAGGTAGAAGGAATTTTTAGATTATTACATTCAGATTATGTTTATCCTGTAAATATTGGAAATCCAGACGAAATCACAATTAAGGATTTTGCAGAAGAGATTATTAAATTGACAGGAACAAGCCAAAAAGTAGTTTATCATCCATTACCAATAAATGATCCTTTACAGCGACAGCCCGACACTACCAAGGCGAAAGAATTATTAGGCTGGGAAGCTAAGGTAAATCGTGCCGACGGAATGAAAATTACTTATGATTATTTTAAATCATTATCCAAGGAAGAACTATCCAAGGAAGAACACAAGGATTTCTCTAAGTATATCAATTAGTGAAGACTACAACAGGAATATACTCGGGTTATATTAGACCATTTTCACGCTTAATAGATTTGATTA of Flavobacterium marginilacus contains these proteins:
- a CDS encoding UDP-glucuronic acid decarboxylase family protein — its product is MKRILITGAAGFLGSHLCDRFIKEGYHVIGMDNLITGDLKNIEHLFKLEHFEFYHHDITKFVHVPGNLDYILHFASPASPIDYLKIPIQTLKVGSLGTHNLLGLARVKKARILIASTSEVYGDPLVHPQTEEYYGNVNTIGPRGVYDEAKRFQESITMAYHTFHGVETRIVRIFNTYGPRMRLNDGRVIPAFIGQAIRGEDLTIFGDGMQTRSFCYVDDQVEGIFRLLHSDYVYPVNIGNPDEITIKDFAEEIIKLTGTSQKVVYHPLPINDPLQRQPDTTKAKELLGWEAKVNRADGMKITYDYFKSLSKEELSKEEHKDFSKYIN